A window of the Selenomonadales bacterium genome harbors these coding sequences:
- the floA gene encoding flotillin-like protein FloA (flotillin-like protein involved in membrane lipid rafts), with translation MRLFDLLGTGFVFILIVLGIGLFFHFVPIGLWISAMAAGVHVGIMTLIGMRLRRVPPSNIVLPLIKANKAGLTVNVNQLEAHFLAGGNVDRVVDALIAAHRAQIPLTFERSAAIDLAGRDVLEAVQMSVNPKVIETPVVSAVAQNGIELKIKARVTVRANIDRLVGGAGEATIIARVGEGIVTTVGSSDDHKDVLANPDDISRTVLDKGLDAGTAFEILSIDIADVDVGRNIGAELMTDQAEADKRIAQAKAEERRAMAVAKEQEMKAYTQEMNAKVVEAEAEVPHAMAMALREGKLGVMDYYNMHNVMADTKMREAIGGVSADNKRASHMEEEQG, from the coding sequence ATGAGATTGTTTGATTTATTGGGAACAGGTTTTGTATTTATTCTGATCGTATTGGGTATCGGTCTTTTCTTCCACTTCGTACCGATCGGACTGTGGATATCCGCAATGGCGGCAGGTGTTCATGTCGGTATCATGACGCTTATCGGGATGCGTCTTCGTCGTGTACCGCCGTCGAATATCGTGCTTCCGCTTATCAAAGCGAACAAAGCAGGCCTTACGGTCAACGTCAATCAGCTGGAAGCACATTTCCTCGCAGGCGGTAACGTAGACCGCGTCGTCGATGCGCTTATTGCGGCACATCGTGCACAGATACCGCTTACGTTTGAACGCTCGGCGGCGATCGACCTTGCAGGTCGTGATGTACTCGAGGCAGTACAGATGAGCGTTAATCCGAAAGTTATCGAAACGCCTGTCGTATCGGCTGTGGCGCAGAACGGTATCGAGCTGAAGATCAAGGCGCGTGTTACGGTACGCGCCAACATCGACCGTCTTGTCGGTGGTGCCGGTGAAGCGACGATCATCGCGCGTGTCGGTGAAGGGATCGTTACGACAGTCGGTTCGTCGGACGATCATAAAGACGTGCTCGCGAATCCTGATGATATCTCGCGTACCGTTCTTGACAAAGGTCTTGATGCGGGAACGGCGTTCGAGATATTGTCTATTGATATCGCCGATGTCGATGTCGGCCGCAACATCGGTGCGGAACTGATGACAGACCAAGCCGAAGCAGACAAACGCATCGCACAGGCAAAAGCCGAAGAACGTCGTGCGATGGCTGTTGCCAAAGAACAAGAAATGAAAGCATATACGCAAGAGATGAATGCCAAAGTCGTAGAAGCCGAAGCGGAAGTACCGCATGCGATGGCGATGGCACTTCGCGAAGGCAAACTCGGTGTCATGGATTATTACAACATGCATAACGTCATGGCGGATACGAAGATGCGTGAAGCGATCGGCGGTGTTTCTGCCGATAACAAACGCGCTTCGCATATGGAAGAAGAGCAAGG